In the Malaya genurostris strain Urasoe2022 chromosome 1, Malgen_1.1, whole genome shotgun sequence genome, one interval contains:
- the LOC131425676 gene encoding late secretory pathway protein AVL9 homolog — translation MDIKNPILHILVVGFHHKKGCQVEFSYPPLIAGSEGKQECPSGWKYLPTLAIPDGSHNFTQDVICFNLPSLLDPHESIYGISCYRQIPVEELKIRTADVTRSTVQKSVCALLSIPIYGYVEVKLSLIAHAFFEQGDFSCTEILVKAYKQLNACLHSMEPLELAPARLHFIGLPLRDLVLKWRHKLLILYKLLLLQKRVVCFGSPVQPICSLILGVVSLHPELLAKGFQEVACVKTSRPMSPMPSFGTPQREEVNFSTIDNKISCEDTVPETVAEDSRAHTPRNGDEGTKDDSPNSEPAQTSPTDDAAGNQSMRPGFPRDTSVDTIASNFASLCAIKPDEWAAPMKMFHEGNLCLPYISLPYMDLLTDPSVKGYIIGASNVLFQQKRHLADVLVDVEGTVIDVFDFELKRQIQLSTEDLRFADFIIRNVQNPKEDAEGSEIWIREQFYGYMVSLLKSSVCFDGAKEMEHFNVHFMMALKTAQCYQDWLTRSGGDSNPAFEGLAVGHPFAGTLSVADMKLRIAQTMQNSESGRKLNQAVNNTSRAVGGALTTAKGALSTWWTSITAPVPAANSESAAGAQGDNETTSSGQLTDTSDDSDENVNPDQLSSSSSESGNSPNAATRSALKRPEIDCKSESVASEIGTAEHVLEISNNIIEIGKEADILDRQKKIYHI, via the exons ATGGATATTAAAAACCCGATTTTACATATACTGGTTGTTGGATTTCACCACAAAAAAGGATGCCAG GTTGAATTTTCCTATCCCCCGTTGATAGCCGGTTCGGAAGGAAAGCAAGAATGTCCTTCGGGATGGAAGTACCTTCCAACGCTAGCTATTCCAGATGGATCGCATAATTTTACCCAGGACGTCATTTGTTTCAACTTACCAAGTTTACTCGATCCGCATGAATCGATCTACGGTATAAGTTGCTACCGACAgattccagtggaagaactgaaAATACGGACAGCTGACGTCACCAGAAGTACCGTACAAAAATCGGTGTGCGCATTGCTATCGATTCCTATCTATGGCTATGTAGAGGTCAAACTGTCCCTGATAGCGCATGCATTTTTTGAACAAGGCGACTTTTCCTGTACCGAAATCCTTGTTAAAGCATACAAGCAGTTGAATGCCTGTCTCCACTCGATGGAACCGTTGGAGCTGGCTCCGGCACGATTGCATTTTATCGGATTGCCACTGCGGGATCTGGTGTTGAA GTGGCGCCACAAGCTTCTTATTCTGTACAAGTTGCTTTTGCTACAGAAACGAGTTGTTTGTTTTGGATCTCCGGTGCAGCCTATTTGCTCGTTGATTTTGGGAGTCGTTTCGTTGCATCCAGAATTACTCGCTAAAGGGTTTCAGGAAGTCGCTTGCGTGAA AACATCTCGACCCATGTCACCGATGCCCAGCTTTGGTACTCCTCAGCGTGAAGAGGTGAACTTTTCGacgatcgacaataaaatttccTGTGAAGACACTGTTCCTGAAACGGTCGCTGAAGATTCACGCGCTCATACACCGAGGAATGGTGATGAAGGCACCAAAGACGATTCTCCCAACTCAGAGCCAGCACAAACATCTCCAACGGATGATGCTGCCGGAAATCAAAGTATGCGTCCCGGGTTCCCACGGGACACAAGTGTGGACACAATCGCGTCAAATTTTGCCAGTCTGTGCGCAATCAAGCCGGACGAATGGGCCGCACCGATGAAAATGTTTCACGAAGGAAACCTCTGCCTGCCGTACATTTCGTTGCCATACATGGATCTGCTGACGGATCCTTCCGTCAAAGGCTACATTATTGGGGCCTCCAATGTGCTGTTTCAACAGAAGCGTCACCTGGCGGATGTGCTGGTGGACGTGGAGGGCACCGTCATCGACGTGTTTGACTTTGAGTTGAAGCGACAGATACAACTGAGTACGGAAGATTTGCGTTTCGCGGATTTCATCATACGAAACGTACAGAACCCGAAGGAAGACGCCGAGGGTAGCGAAATTTGGATTCGGGAACAATTCTATGGTTACATGGTATCGCTGCTGAAATCGTCAGTGTGCTTTG ATGGCGCCAAAGAAATGGAACAtttcaatgtgcattttatgaTGGCTCTCAAGACGGCCCAATGCTATCAAGATTGGTTGACTAGAAGCGGTGGCGACAGTAATCCAGCTTTCGAAGGATTGGCAGTAGGGCATCCATTCGCCGGAACACTTTCCGTTGCTGATATGAAGTTGAGAATAGCACA AACCATGCAGAATAGTGAAAGTGGCCGCAAATTAAACCAAGCAGTTAATAATACTAGTCGAGCGGTAGGAGGCGCTTTAACCACGGCGAAAGGCGCACTGTCCACATGGTGGACATCGATAACTGCACCGGTTCCTGCTGCCAACAGCGAGTCAGCGGCAGGTGCCCAAGGGGACAATGAGACGACCAGTAGCGGACAGCTTACCGATACCAGTGATGATTCGGATGAAAACGTAAACCCGGATCAACTTTCCAGCAGTAGCAGTGAGAGTGGCAACAGTCCAAATGCTGCAACCAGGAGTGCGCTCAAACGGCCTGAAATCGATTGCAAATCCGAATCGGTTGCTTCGGAAATTGGAACCGCCGAACATGTACTAGAAATAAGTAATAATATAATTGAAATCGGTAAAGAAGCTGACATCTTAGATCGCCAGAAGAAAATCTATCACATTTAA
- the LOC131428024 gene encoding ionotropic receptor 25a, with amino-acid sequence MMVLNLLLVCGFRTSLADSTSSGVNEGGNKEIGILIVYEHEQPEVPALASGVVRSFLSTTTGVSVLEHYIVYNRERVVFVDNPALCTALEKGITILLDFTWTDSNKIMIAAESFNVPYIHADVTFQTFLKITENYLRARGANDVVYVFDSAQNADSAIYYLITESQLRTIIFDQLTSRNIQRIKSVRPYPSYYAMVAGTKQMNELFHNATTNGLISKPDKWNLIFTDDMADVFKYKGTFPAISQLLMDKSTCCILLSQPKDCSCPKDFKPWEAHLQNVVREVLTRSHQEQLPLVRRDDCNETISNTNETMDISNLLRDFRKDVRFWMPDGSRMLRYNLNVSIWASTEKDETKTIQIGTIAKGLVEPLAGQSIRSTKRYFRVGTTESIPWVYRKRDPVTNEVMTDPFGEPIWEGYCIDFLQELSKLMSFDYDLVHPKKGTFGRKDSSGNWDGLIGDLVVGDIDFAMASMKMTAEREEVVDFVAPYYDQTGILIVMRQPVRETSLFKFMTVLRLEVWLSILLAIVATAVMLWLLDKFSPYSARNNKSAYPYECRDFSLKESFWFALTSFTPQGGGEAPKALSGRTLVAAYWLFVVLMLATFTANLAAFLTVERMQTPVQSLEQLSRQSRIKYTVVEGSDTHDFFKNMKNAEEVLYQMWRNLTLSSGNDQAQYRVWDYPIKEQYINILTAIESAKPVSSAEAGFQRVNERIEADFAFIHDSAEIRYEISRNCNLTEVGEVFAEQPYSLAVQQGSHLQDEMSYYILDLQKDRFFESLAAKYWNNSVRGVCPNSDDSEGITLESLGGVFIATLVGLALAMMTLAGEVLYYKRKANKGKSDHVEEMRKGKATGQDPKTTLFKSLFGADFKNNPSKEGNSLTKDITIGSKFIPASEKQQTISYINVIPRNEVKQQSIVRSKNRPRKFNE; translated from the exons ATGATGGTTCTAAACCTTCTATTGGTTTGCGGTTTCCGGACGAGTTTGGCAGATTCGACTTCTTCGGGAGTAAATGAAGGTGGAAATAAGGAAATTGGAATAT TAATTGTTTACGAACACGAACAACCGGAAGTTCCCGCATTAGCATCAGGTGTCGTCAGATCCTTCCTATCAACTACAACGGGAGTATCCGTGCTGGAAcactacattgtatacaaccgAGAGCGTGTGGTCTTCGTTGATAATCCGGCAT TATGTACCGCTCTGGAGAAAGGCATTACCATCTTGCTTGACTTTACCTGGACCGATAGCAACAAAATTATGATTGCCGCCGAAAGCTTCAACGTTCCTTACATCCATGCGGATGTTACATTCCAAACATTTCTGAAAATTACGGAAAACTATCTGAGAGCTCGTGGTGCGAACGATGTGGTCTATGTTTTCGACAGCGCCCAAAATGCCGATTCAGCGATCTACTATCTTATTACGGAATCTCAGCTTCGTACCATAATATTTGATCAGCTAACCAGTAGGAATATTCAAcgaatcaaatccgttcgaccTTATCCGTCATACTACGCCATGGTCGCCGGTACAAAGCAGATGAATGAACTTTTCCACAATGCGACAACTAACGGATTGATCTCGAAACCGGATAAATGGAACCTCATATTTACCGATGACATGGCGGACGTGTTCAAATACAAAGGCACGTTTCCGGCAATCAGTCAATTGCTGATGGATAAAAGCACGTGCTGTATTCTACTAAGCCAACCAAAAGACTGTTCTTGCCCGAAAGATTTCAAACCTTGGGAAGCGCATCTACAAAATGTCGTTAGGGAAGTCTTGACTAGATCTCATCAGGAACAGCTTCCGCTAGTTAGGCGCGATGACTGTAATGAAACTATTTCTAACACCAATGAAACAATGGACATCTCAAACCTGTTGAGAGATTTTCGGAAGGACGTTCGATTCTGGATGCCCGACGGTAGTCGAATGCTTCGCTACAATTTAAACGTTTCAATTTGGGCTTCTACGGAGAAAGACGAAACAAAAACCATTCAGATTGGCACAATCGCAAAAGGTCTCGTGGAACCTCTAGCAGGACAAAGCATTAGATCTACGAAAAGATACTTTCGAGTAGGCACAACTGAG TCTATTCCGTGGGTTTATCGTAAGCGAGATCCTGTCACCAACGAGGTCATGACTGATCCTTTCGGTGAGCCTATATGGGAGGGCTATTGCATCGACTTTCTGCAGGAGCTTTCAAAACTCATGAGTTTTGATTACGATCTGGTCCATCCGAAGAAAGGAACTTTTGGCCGAAAAGATTCATCGGGTAATTGGGATGGTCTGATTGGTGATCTGGTGGTTGGTGACATTGATTTTGCCATGGCATCGATGAAGATGACAGCTGAACGCGAGGAAGTCGTAGACTTTGTGGCCCCATACTACGATCAAACGGGTATACTGATCGTGATGCGTCAGCCAGTGCGAGAGACTTCACTGTTCAAGTTCATGACTGTCCTTCGGCTGGAAGTGTGGTTAAGTATTTTGCTAGCGATCGTGGCCACTGCTGTAATGTTATGGCTGCTGGACAAGTTCTCGCCGTACAGTGCCAGGAATAATAAATCCGCTTATCCGTACGAATGTCG AGATTTTAGCCTAAAAGAAAGTTTCTGGTTTGCGTTGACTTCTTTCACTCCACAAGGAGGTGGCGAAGCACCGAAAGCTCTTTCCGGAAGAACCCTGGTCGCAGCTTACTGGCTTTTTGTAGTGTTGATGTTGGCCACATTCACTGCCaatttggctgcctttctaacCGTAGAACGTATGCAAACACCGGTGCAGTCATTGGAGCAACTATCTCGTCAGAGTCGTATCAAGTATACGGTCGTTGAAGGTTCCGATACTCACGACTTCTTCAAGAACATGAAGAACGCCGAAGAAGTGCTGTATCAAATGTGGCGCAACTTGACGCTCTCAAGTGGCAATGATCAAGCCCAGTACCGGGTATGGGACTATCCAATCAAGGAGCAGTACATCAATATTCTAACAGCGATCGAATCAGCCAAACCGGTCTCGTCCGCAGAAGCGGGATTTCAACGAGTTAACGAACGCATCGAGGCCGACTTTGCCTTTATACACGATTCGGCCGAGATTAGGTATGAAATATCACGAAACTGTAACCTGACCGAAGTCGGAGAAGTATTTGCCGAGCAACCGTATTCCCTCGCCGTTCAGCAGGGCAGTCACTTGCAGGATGAAATGAGTTACTATATTTTGGATCTACAGAAGGATCGCTTTTTCGAATCTTTGGCCGCCAAGTACTGGAACAACTCCGTCAGGGGCGTATGCCCCAACAGCGATGACAGCGAGGGTATCACGCTGGAAAGTTTGGGAGGTGTCTTCATTGCTACGTTGGTCGGACTAGCTCTGGCAATGATGACGTTAGCGGGCGAAGTATTGTACTACAAACGTAAGGCAAACAAGGGTAAATCGGATCACGTCGAAGAGATGCGAAAGGGAAAAGCTACTGGTCAGGATCCAAAAACAACATTGTTTAAAAGTCTGTTTGGCGCAGATTTCAAGAATAATCCAAGCAAAGAAGGGAACAGCCTGACGAAAGACATTACTATTGGCAGCAAATTCATTCCGGCTTCGGAGAAACAGCAGACGATTAGCTATATTAATGTGATTCCCAGAAATGAAGTAAAGCAACAATCCATTGTTCGCTCTAAGAATAGGCCACGGAAGTTCAATGAataa
- the LOC131425679 gene encoding vesicle-associated membrane protein/synaptobrevin-binding protein: MANKLSQLLVIEPATELKFVGPFCTAVSSYMRLTNPTDHNILFKIKTTAPKKYCVRPNCGLLEPKNTIEITIILQPFIFDAAEKNKHKFMVQSMIMPEGDVSPEQLWKDVNPDDLMDSKLRCVFELPVDNNQTSSVAALTSTTANTQSASATPNKIESGLSSMDPQLIGNLNNEEEKLSDSSLVQELKKLREAESSLRHENLLLKEKLLRMRLDLENSTKEQQQQSTSLTSSGLGSSLSAGTVSPGAAAAAAHYQNPYSPPVSAAQQQIPMIYVAAAIAMAVFGLIIGKFLL, translated from the exons GTCCGTTCTGCACAGCTGTTTCATCATACATGCGACTAACCAACCCGACCGATCataatattctattcaaaatcaaaacaactGCACCGAAAAAGTACTGCGTGCGCCCGAACTGCGGTCTTCTGGAACCGAAAAATACTATTGAAATTACCA TTATCCTTCAACCATTCATCTTTGATGCGGCCGAAAAGAATAAGCACAAATTCATGGTGCAGTCGATGATCATGCCGGAAGGTGACGTTAGTCCCGAGCAGCTCTGGAAGGACGTCAACCCGGACGATCTGATGGATTCGAAGCTACGGTGCGTGTTCGAGCTGCCAGTCGATAACAATCAGACGTCGTCGGTGGCGGCGCTCACAAGCACGACGGCCAACACTCAATCGGCTAGTG CTACACCAAACAAAATCGAATCCGGATTATCGTCGATGGACCCGCAGCTTATCGGTAACTTGAACAACGAGGAAGAGAAACTGAGTGATTCGTCACTGGTGCAGGAACTGAAGAAACTGCGGGAAGCCGAAAGCTCCCTGCGTCACGAAAATCTACTACTGAAG GAAAAACTACTACGAATGCGATTAGACCTGGAGAACAGCACCAAGGAACAGCAGCAACAATCGACATCATTAACATCGAGCGGACTCGGTTCGTCGCTTTCCGCTGGAACTGTCTCGCCCGGAGCAGCAGCCGCTGCTGCCCACTATCAGAATCCGTACAGTCCGCCCGTGTCGGCCGCTCAGCAGCAAATTCCCATGATCTATGTAGCCGCAGCGATCGCAATGGCCGTATTCGGACTAATCATCGGTAAATTTTTACTCTGA
- the LOC131425677 gene encoding vacuolar protein sorting-associated protein 4: protein MAAGSTLQKAIDIVTKATEEDRNKNYEEALRLYEHGVEYFLHAIKYEAQGDKAKDSIRTKCLQYLDRAEKLKAYLKKGKKKPVKDGGSSSKDDKGSKNKDGDSSDSDSDDPEKKKLQSKLEGAIIVEKPHVKWSDVAGLEGAKEALKEAVILPIKFPHLFTGKRIPWKGILLFGPPGTGKSYLAKAVATEANNSTFFSVSSSDLVSKWLGESEKLVKNLFELARTHKPSIIFIDEVDSLCSSRSDNESESARRIKTEFLVQMQGVGSDNDGILVLGATNTPWILDSAIRRRFEKRIYIPLPEEHARLVMFKLHLGNTSHCLSEENIRILAKKTEGYSGADISIVVRDALMQPVRKVQSSTHFKKITGPSPIDKETICNDLLVPCSPGDSDAIEMTWMEVPSDKLSVPPVTMGDMLKSLGSTKPTVNEEDMKKLDKFTEDFGQEG from the exons ATGGCTGCTGGCTCAACGCTGCAAAAAGCGATCGATATCGTTACGAAGGCCACCGAAGAAGATCGCAATAAGAATTACGAGGAAGCGTTACGCCTGTACGAGCACGGGGTTGAGTACTTTCTACATGCCATCAAAT ATGAGGCGCAAGGTGATAAGGCAAAGGATTCTATTCGAACGAAATGTTTACAATATTTGGATCGAGCTGAAAAACTGAAGGCTTATCTGAAGAAGGGCAAGAAGAAACCCGTGAAAGACGGAGGCAGCAGCTCAAAAGATGACAAGGGTAGTAAAAACAAGGATGGAGATAGTTCGGATTCCGATTCCGATGATCCGGAAAAGAAGAAACTACAATCGAAACTGGAGGGAGCAATTATTGTCGAAAAACCACACGTCAAATGGTCCGACGTAGCCGGTCTGGAAGGGGCAAAGGAAGCACTTAAAGAAGCAGTTATTCTGCCGATTAAATTCCCTCATTTATTCACGGGGAAACGTATCCCATGGAAAGGTATTCTTTTGTTTGGG ccACCAGGAACCGGTAAATCGTATCTGGCAAAAGCAGTTGCCACGGAAGCTAATAATTCGACGTTCTTTTCCGTGTCCAGCTCTGATCTGGTGTCCAAATGGTTGGGTGAATCGGAGAAACTTGTGaaaaatttgttcgaattggctcGCACCCATAAACCAAGCATCATTTTTATCGACGAAGTGGATTCACTGTGCTCTTCGCGATCGGATAATGAAAGTGAGAGCGCCCGTCGTATCAAGACCGAATTTCTGGTTCAGATGCAGGGCGTTGGTAGTGATAACGATGGAATTCTTGTTCTGGGTGCTACCAACACTCCTTGGATCCTTGATTCGGCCATCAGGAGACGCTTTGAGAAACGTATCTACATCCCGCTACCCGAGGAGCACGCCCGATTGGTGATGTTCAAGCTTCATCTAGGAAATACCTCTCACTGCTTATCGGAGGAAAATATTCGCATATTGGCTAAGAAAACCGAAGGATATTCCGGGGCGGATATTTCCATTGTAGTTCGGGACGCTCTGATGCAACCAGTGCGAAAAGTTCAATCGTCTACCCACTTCAAGAAAATAACGGGACCGTCGCCGATCGATAAAGAAACTATTTGCAACGATTTGCTAGTTCCATGCAGTCCCGGTGACTCCGATGCGATCGAGATGACCTGGATGGAGGTACCGAGCGACAAACTGTCCGTTCCTCCGGTGACAATG GGAGACATGCTGAAATCGCTAGGAAGCACCAAACCTACCGTAAACGAGGAAGACATGAAAAAGCTGGACAAATTTACGGAAGACTTCGGTCAGGAAGGTTAG